One window of the Candidatus Neomarinimicrobiota bacterium genome contains the following:
- a CDS encoding DUF6064 family protein, whose product MNIPFTSEEFIKVIVAYNQAVWPMQIILVLSAFILLALIWRQREIRSRIVSGIIGGYWLWMGIAYHWIHFTAINKAAWGFGALFVLQGALFMFDAGFSRKLQFSLKDSGARMLAWVFFAYALIIYPVLGTVLGHPYPELPTFGLPCPTTIFTFGILLTAIRRVPVHLLIIPGIWSLIGFGAALNFGIYEDIGLLVAGIVGTLTVILRNRNLRHNR is encoded by the coding sequence ATGAATATACCATTTACATCTGAGGAATTTATTAAGGTTATCGTGGCATACAATCAGGCAGTTTGGCCTATGCAAATTATCTTGGTGTTAAGTGCATTTATTTTACTTGCACTGATTTGGAGACAACGGGAAATCCGAAGCCGGATCGTCTCGGGAATAATTGGGGGATACTGGCTCTGGATGGGGATCGCGTATCACTGGATCCACTTCACCGCTATCAATAAAGCCGCATGGGGATTTGGTGCGTTGTTTGTCCTGCAAGGTGCCCTTTTCATGTTTGATGCGGGTTTTTCCCGGAAATTGCAGTTCAGTTTGAAGGATTCCGGAGCGCGGATGCTGGCATGGGTATTTTTTGCGTATGCGCTGATTATCTACCCAGTACTTGGGACTGTTCTAGGTCACCCGTATCCTGAACTGCCCACGTTTGGTCTGCCCTGTCCCACCACTATATTCACGTTCGGGATACTGCTGACTGCAATCCGCAGAGTACCGGTTCACCTGCTGATCATTCCAGGAATCTGGTCACTTATCGGCTTTGGTGCCGCGCTGAACTTCGGCATCTATGAGGATATCGGTCTGCTGGTGGCCGGAATCGTTGGAACACTAACCGTTATCCTCAGGAACCGTAACCTGAGACACAATCGATAA
- a CDS encoding LamG domain-containing protein has product MQSLVTYCSHKTLGILLGVILLFLSCTNPLEEAVPKNYSLLFTGSQYVEVPYDSTLNSLETNQFTIEAFVWTDTVTSLEHPAIISIPNSAGGEEIGLYRDRADSSNRIYLTIDAQPVPDISGDSIPGLFIEDSTSYFFAVSFDSGQVDVYINGFRRIGSFLTDSTQIDVGNAPLLIGAGRGSGSAGNYWYGSFDEIRIWRTVLTPKQIRFHYENPGKLSENFIRRNSPYDNLIGLWRFNEGAGSAVSDGSGNDLDGSITGIATWQPIGFSP; this is encoded by the coding sequence GTGCAATCACTCGTGACATACTGCAGCCATAAAACCCTCGGAATTCTACTGGGTGTAATTCTGTTATTTCTCTCCTGCACCAACCCCCTGGAAGAAGCTGTACCAAAGAATTACTCCCTCCTGTTCACCGGATCGCAATACGTGGAGGTACCCTACGACTCCACCCTGAATTCACTGGAAACCAATCAGTTCACCATTGAGGCCTTTGTGTGGACAGACACCGTCACTTCACTGGAGCACCCGGCGATTATTTCTATTCCCAATTCCGCCGGTGGCGAGGAGATTGGGCTATATCGGGACCGTGCGGACAGCAGCAATCGGATATATCTGACCATCGATGCGCAACCGGTGCCTGATATCAGCGGCGATTCCATTCCCGGCCTGTTTATCGAGGACAGTACATCGTATTTTTTCGCCGTCTCCTTCGACAGCGGCCAGGTGGACGTCTATATAAACGGTTTCCGGCGAATTGGAAGTTTTCTCACTGACTCTACACAGATTGATGTCGGAAATGCACCGCTTCTCATCGGGGCCGGCCGTGGCAGTGGTTCCGCGGGCAATTATTGGTACGGCTCATTTGACGAAATTCGAATCTGGCGCACGGTGTTGACCCCAAAGCAGATCAGGTTTCATTACGAAAATCCGGGAAAACTCTCGGAGAACTTTATCCGCCGGAATTCCCCATACGACAATCTCATCGGACTGTGGCGGTTCAACGAGGGAGCAGGTTCTGCGGTGAGCGATGGGAGCGGCAACGATCTGGACGGTTCGATTACCGGCATAGCCACCTGGCAGCCGATAGGCTTCTCCCCCTAA
- a CDS encoding sigma 54-interacting transcriptional regulator, which translates to MIEKDLFREVTNRMCSTLDLTEGLKETFPLLCEQFPLDEIRLNILDTELRAVKTVAVVTKDESQDLFTNPIVLPLPNDAIAELTGDELPDIRTVDRINEDRATASIRSEFFPDVPESSMLIMRLTVDDQRLGVLLLRAEGVGRYTAGHKQLIGELNEPFSIALSNALAHREIQRLNAALREENRFLQKESRSTAEDVVGASFGLSNVMEKVHQVAPMDTTVLLLGETGVGKEVIADAIHDLSGRKNGPLVKVNCGAIPESLIDSELFGHEKGAFTGAVSEKKGRFERARGGTLFLDEIGELPPEAQLRLLRVLQTNTFERVGGSETLETDARIVAATHRDLESMVESGEFRQDLWYRINVFPIAIPPLRERRQDIPALVNRLVEKRSQEMGIYPPPALEEGAMTRLRDRNWPGNVRELENVIERELILRRNEPLQFDWLATEEIPSTKSDAEVPPAKLDTIITKHIKRALNYAEGKVGGPGGAADILGINPSTLRHRMKKLGIPYGRKST; encoded by the coding sequence ATGATAGAAAAGGATCTGTTTCGGGAAGTCACAAATAGAATGTGTAGTACACTCGATTTGACGGAGGGATTGAAAGAAACCTTTCCACTGCTGTGCGAACAGTTTCCGCTGGACGAAATCCGACTGAACATCCTGGATACGGAACTACGCGCGGTGAAGACGGTTGCGGTGGTGACCAAAGATGAATCCCAGGATCTTTTTACCAATCCGATAGTGTTGCCGCTTCCCAACGATGCCATTGCCGAACTCACCGGCGACGAACTCCCCGACATCCGCACGGTGGATCGGATCAACGAGGATCGCGCCACGGCCTCTATCCGCTCGGAGTTTTTCCCGGACGTGCCGGAATCGTCCATGCTGATTATGCGGCTCACTGTGGACGATCAGCGACTGGGCGTGCTGCTTCTCCGCGCTGAGGGAGTCGGTCGATACACAGCAGGACATAAACAGCTCATCGGCGAACTCAATGAACCGTTCAGTATCGCTTTGAGCAACGCCCTGGCTCACCGGGAGATCCAGCGGCTCAACGCAGCATTACGAGAGGAAAACCGCTTCCTGCAAAAGGAAAGCCGTTCCACTGCCGAGGATGTGGTAGGCGCGTCGTTTGGGCTTTCAAATGTAATGGAGAAGGTGCATCAGGTCGCTCCCATGGATACCACGGTGTTGCTCCTCGGCGAAACCGGTGTGGGCAAGGAAGTCATCGCTGACGCCATACACGATCTATCCGGCAGAAAGAATGGACCGTTAGTCAAGGTCAACTGCGGTGCGATCCCGGAATCGCTCATCGACAGCGAACTGTTTGGTCACGAGAAGGGCGCCTTTACCGGGGCTGTCTCCGAGAAAAAAGGGCGCTTCGAGCGCGCTCGCGGCGGAACGCTTTTTCTCGATGAGATCGGCGAACTGCCGCCGGAGGCCCAGTTGCGGTTACTCCGCGTGCTCCAGACCAACACCTTCGAGCGGGTCGGCGGCAGCGAAACGCTGGAGACGGACGCACGGATCGTGGCAGCCACCCACCGGGATCTGGAATCAATGGTGGAATCCGGCGAATTCCGTCAGGATCTCTGGTACCGGATCAACGTGTTTCCGATTGCGATTCCGCCGCTCCGGGAACGCCGCCAGGATATTCCGGCGCTGGTGAATCGTCTGGTGGAAAAAAGATCTCAGGAGATGGGCATCTATCCGCCTCCGGCGCTCGAAGAAGGTGCTATGACCAGGCTCCGGGATCGGAACTGGCCTGGCAACGTGCGGGAACTGGAGAATGTGATAGAGCGGGAACTTATCCTGCGTCGGAACGAGCCGCTGCAATTCGATTGGCTCGCTACGGAAGAAATCCCGTCAACGAAATCCGATGCGGAGGTTCCACCCGCAAAACTAGATACGATTATTACGAAACATATCAAGCGCGCCCTGAACTATGCCGAAGGCAAAGTCGGCGGCCCTGGCGGCGCGGCGGACATCCTTGGAATAAACCCCAGCACGCTTCGCCACCGTATGAAAAAACTTGGGATCCCCTATGGGCGTAAATCCACTTAG
- the dnaG gene encoding DNA primase → MARIPEDTIDQIRDANDIVDVVSQYVPLKKRGKNYFGKCPFHQEKTASFSVAPDKQIFHCFGCGKGGNVYSFIMEYEKVSFVEAVERLAENAGIELPKYSAKDKGTDSGSLGPLYDANAFAMRLFEKALYSDQGEEALDYLLGRNFSEETLREFHVGYAPNDWETITEWGPKNDHDPDTLVRAGLVIHKQERNRYFDRFRHRVMFPIINNGGRVVAFGGRALDPDENAKYMNSPESPIYRKRKLLYGLYQAKDALRQSSEVIVVEGYTDLMRLWEHKFQNVIAVSGTAFTEQHAQILNRYVDKAVLCYDSDTAGIQATLRAGEILLQSGLEVRCIQLPDGHDPDTYISEESPESFRKQIKNATSLMQFRISRTAGQLNDASSRANFIKETLDDIAEYENSLTRDLQIQELAELIRVDEQRLRGELEKRLRRTRSRPPRQNKKEPSQVSDEQDFDSNQRAQYELLKLMLTEDEKLITYILEHVTTDEFTHPVLTRVAQVFVDYLAEHPILDPQDAMPLFDEADFESAERRNAAKEMVSRMLFELDESNQTLRKEQMARDCLMRLELNQVQSEVDRINDELHSASLGKEESMALLEQRKKLEQLKKEIREKYR, encoded by the coding sequence ATGGCTAGGATACCGGAAGACACCATAGATCAAATCCGCGACGCCAACGATATCGTTGACGTGGTGAGCCAGTATGTTCCTCTGAAAAAGCGGGGGAAGAACTACTTTGGCAAGTGTCCCTTCCACCAGGAGAAAACTGCGTCATTCTCCGTGGCGCCGGACAAGCAAATCTTTCATTGCTTCGGCTGCGGCAAGGGTGGGAATGTGTATTCCTTTATTATGGAATACGAGAAGGTCAGCTTTGTTGAAGCGGTGGAACGGCTGGCGGAGAACGCCGGGATCGAGCTGCCGAAATATTCCGCCAAAGACAAAGGTACGGACAGCGGATCCCTGGGACCGCTGTATGATGCCAATGCGTTCGCTATGCGGCTGTTTGAAAAGGCGCTCTATTCCGACCAGGGCGAGGAGGCGCTGGACTATCTGCTGGGCAGGAATTTTTCCGAGGAGACGCTCCGGGAATTTCATGTGGGCTATGCTCCGAACGACTGGGAGACCATCACCGAATGGGGTCCGAAAAACGATCACGACCCGGATACATTGGTACGCGCCGGACTGGTCATCCACAAGCAGGAACGCAACAGATATTTCGACCGGTTCCGGCACCGGGTGATGTTCCCAATCATCAACAATGGCGGACGTGTCGTGGCGTTCGGCGGTCGTGCTCTGGATCCGGACGAGAACGCCAAGTACATGAACTCACCGGAGTCTCCCATCTACCGGAAGCGGAAGCTCCTGTACGGACTGTATCAGGCCAAAGATGCTCTCCGCCAGTCCAGTGAAGTCATTGTTGTGGAGGGCTACACCGACCTGATGCGGCTCTGGGAGCACAAATTTCAGAACGTTATCGCCGTCTCAGGCACCGCCTTCACTGAACAGCACGCCCAGATACTGAATCGCTACGTCGACAAAGCCGTTCTCTGCTACGACAGCGACACCGCCGGCATTCAGGCGACCCTGCGCGCCGGAGAGATTTTGTTGCAATCCGGTCTGGAAGTCCGCTGCATTCAGCTCCCGGACGGCCACGATCCGGATACCTATATCTCCGAGGAATCGCCAGAGTCCTTCCGGAAACAGATCAAGAATGCCACGTCGCTGATGCAGTTTCGCATCAGCCGCACGGCCGGACAACTGAACGACGCCTCCTCCCGGGCCAATTTCATTAAGGAGACCCTGGATGATATTGCGGAGTACGAGAACTCTCTTACCAGAGATCTTCAGATCCAGGAACTGGCGGAGCTGATTAGAGTAGACGAGCAGCGACTACGGGGCGAACTGGAGAAGCGGCTCCGGCGAACGCGATCCAGGCCGCCGAGACAAAATAAGAAGGAGCCATCGCAGGTTTCAGACGAACAAGATTTCGACTCCAACCAGCGCGCACAATACGAGCTGCTGAAACTCATGCTCACCGAGGACGAAAAACTTATCACCTACATCCTGGAACACGTCACCACAGATGAATTTACGCATCCGGTATTGACACGGGTTGCGCAGGTGTTTGTGGATTATCTGGCAGAGCATCCGATCCTGGATCCCCAGGACGCAATGCCATTGTTTGATGAAGCAGACTTCGAATCCGCCGAGCGGCGTAATGCGGCAAAGGAGATGGTCAGCCGGATGCTGTTCGAGCTGGACGAGTCCAACCAGACCCTTCGCAAGGAGCAAATGGCCAGAGATTGCCTGATGCGACTTGAATTGAACCAGGTCCAGAGCGAAGTTGACCGCATCAACGACGAACTGCATTCAGCTTCACTGGGAAAAGAGGAATCCATGGCGCTTCTGGAGCAGCGCAAGAAACTGGAGCAGCTGAAGAAGGAGATCCGCGAGAAGTATCGGTAA
- a CDS encoding GxxExxY protein, translated as MKPKSNKYKHREVTEKIIGAFYNVYNALGYGFLEKVYENALLFELNEKGMDAKQQMAIKVHYKGNLIGEYFADIVVNNKVIVEIKATEELHEKHTLQLINYLKATDFEVGLLLNFGEKPKVVRKIFTNQN; from the coding sequence ATGAAACCGAAAAGTAATAAATACAAACACAGAGAGGTGACAGAAAAAATAATTGGGGCATTTTATAATGTTTACAACGCTCTCGGTTATGGATTTCTGGAAAAGGTCTATGAAAATGCACTATTATTTGAATTGAATGAAAAAGGAATGGATGCAAAGCAACAAATGGCGATTAAAGTTCACTATAAGGGTAATTTAATCGGGGAATACTTTGCCGATATTGTTGTAAACAATAAAGTAATAGTAGAAATTAAAGCGACTGAAGAATTGCATGAAAAACATACACTTCAATTGATAAACTACCTGAAAGCAACAGATTTTGAAGTCGGTTTATTGCTGAATTTTGGGGAGAAACCAAAAGTTGTTCGAAAAATTTTTACAAATCAAAATTAA
- a CDS encoding CPBP family intramembrane metalloprotease yields MIQEYTYKPVQYFFLTFLVSFAFYFAGAYLSFHETLSDYYMLFMLIGLMTPFLLSAGMIFTAGNANLIQDFANRLVNIKLIDPKTLPFFILLMPLSVIASILLSLPFGESLDQIQLAEGFSFSTGFVPVLLLLFLAATFEELGWRGYAFDSLQSRYSILTATLIFSVLWSLWHFPLLFVKDSYQYEILHQNTWFAVNFFVSIIPLGIIITWICIRNRKSVIAAALFHFIVNLSQEVLAITQITKSVETLVLSVVAVAIIIIDKEVFFPRDLITEEATASAKAIQPGWQ; encoded by the coding sequence ATGATTCAAGAATACACATACAAACCGGTCCAATATTTTTTTCTCACCTTCTTAGTCAGTTTTGCCTTCTATTTCGCAGGAGCGTATCTCAGTTTCCATGAAACGCTTAGCGACTATTATATGCTCTTCATGCTGATTGGATTAATGACACCGTTCCTTCTCTCGGCGGGAATGATATTCACCGCCGGAAACGCCAATCTAATCCAGGATTTTGCCAACCGGCTTGTGAATATTAAACTCATCGATCCGAAGACATTACCATTCTTCATTTTGTTAATGCCGCTCTCGGTAATAGCGTCTATCCTTCTCTCCCTGCCTTTCGGGGAGTCGTTGGATCAGATTCAGCTTGCGGAAGGGTTCTCTTTCTCTACCGGATTCGTTCCCGTATTGCTGTTGCTCTTCCTTGCTGCGACATTTGAAGAACTTGGATGGCGCGGATACGCGTTCGACAGTTTGCAGAGCAGATATAGTATTCTTACTGCGACACTCATATTCAGTGTGCTCTGGTCGCTCTGGCATTTCCCCTTGCTCTTCGTGAAAGATTCCTACCAGTATGAGATCCTTCACCAGAACACTTGGTTTGCAGTCAATTTTTTCGTAAGCATTATCCCGCTGGGGATTATCATTACATGGATTTGCATCCGGAATAGAAAAAGTGTGATTGCAGCGGCCTTGTTTCATTTTATTGTGAATTTATCGCAGGAAGTTTTAGCGATTACCCAGATTACAAAAAGTGTTGAAACCCTGGTGCTTTCAGTTGTGGCGGTGGCGATTATAATAATAGATAAAGAGGTATTCTTTCCACGGGATCTCATCACGGAGGAAGCAACAGCGAGTGCAAAAGCGATCCAGCCAGGCTGGCAGTAA
- a CDS encoding TonB-dependent receptor, whose amino-acid sequence MNLLFNLRLEFFLIFLLVFGASLDASQITQTVKGRVVDQETRTGLAGANVVILDTEMGAATDANGHFRIPGIPIGRYSIKVMYMGYQSRIIPEILVGSGKEVVKTIGLEEKIIEGQAVSVTPKIDKSKPLNSQATVSARSFSVEETRRYAGGLDDPARLASSFAGVTYGNAQDNAIIIRGNAPKGLLWRLEGIEIPNPNHFPGGNVIGGGLVTIFSNQLLDNSDFFTGAFPAEYGNALSGVFDMSLRNGNSDVREYTFQTGLMGIDLAAEGPFPQLENASYLVNYRYSAIGLLTDLQVIDTEQNPRYQDLSFKLNFPTHKIGTVSLWGIGSVDRIAEIEQPDSAQWETNWDRVKYDSEFRIGAIGLNHKYLTGTSTYINTTIATTGEDVFYDHDRLDDALTLRDEEFIDRFNGKTTFTSEVTHKFSPQFNSTTGIIWSHLFYDMTLRSTADNDPDTYQTFVDESGSTQFFQGYTQTEYRLYNDLRFNAGVHYGYFLLNSNASIEPRAGVKWKLHPRHSLSFGYGRHSQLEGLQYYLAKRTTASGTEQPNKDLDFARADHFVFGYDFQITKTTRIKIEPYYQYLFDIPVKRDAPFSFINLKNEFYINEPLVNEGTGKNIGIDVTLERFLNNDYYYLMTASVFDSKYTGGDGVERDSRYNRQYVVNALGGKEFHVKGKNILGVNGRLTWMGGERTSPVLRSASLREKRTILDESRLFEGALDGNFYLDLSLTYRMNSQNLSHIFALQVKNILGSADDYGYVYNIQREKIEKDRMVITLPSISYKIEF is encoded by the coding sequence TTGAATCTACTGTTTAATCTGCGGTTGGAGTTTTTTCTGATATTCTTGCTCGTTTTCGGTGCGTCGTTGGACGCTTCTCAAATAACTCAGACGGTTAAGGGCCGGGTTGTCGACCAGGAAACGAGAACCGGACTGGCCGGTGCAAATGTTGTCATTCTTGATACTGAAATGGGCGCGGCAACCGATGCAAATGGGCATTTCCGGATACCGGGTATTCCGATAGGCCGATATAGTATCAAGGTCATGTATATGGGCTATCAATCCCGAATTATTCCGGAAATCCTCGTTGGATCGGGCAAAGAAGTTGTAAAAACTATTGGGCTGGAAGAGAAAATCATTGAGGGGCAGGCGGTGTCGGTTACTCCGAAAATTGATAAAAGTAAGCCGTTAAATTCTCAAGCAACTGTGAGTGCCCGGTCCTTCTCGGTAGAGGAAACCCGTCGGTATGCCGGTGGATTGGACGATCCTGCGAGGCTTGCTTCCAGCTTCGCAGGAGTGACATACGGGAATGCGCAGGATAATGCCATTATAATCCGAGGCAACGCTCCCAAAGGATTGCTGTGGCGTCTGGAAGGTATTGAAATTCCGAATCCAAATCATTTCCCTGGTGGAAATGTTATCGGCGGAGGACTGGTCACTATTTTCAGCAATCAACTCCTGGACAATTCAGATTTTTTCACCGGGGCATTCCCGGCTGAATACGGGAACGCACTGTCTGGTGTATTTGACATGAGCCTGCGTAACGGAAACAGTGACGTACGCGAATATACGTTTCAAACTGGTCTTATGGGGATCGACCTTGCCGCAGAAGGCCCGTTTCCGCAGCTAGAAAACGCGTCATATTTAGTAAACTATCGGTATTCTGCTATTGGGTTACTGACCGATTTACAGGTGATCGATACAGAACAAAATCCCCGGTATCAGGATTTGTCATTTAAGTTGAATTTCCCAACGCACAAAATCGGCACGGTCTCATTATGGGGCATCGGAAGCGTAGACCGGATTGCCGAAATTGAACAACCCGATTCTGCACAGTGGGAAACGAACTGGGACCGGGTAAAGTACGATTCTGAGTTTCGGATAGGAGCCATTGGATTAAACCATAAATATCTCACAGGAACATCTACCTACATTAACACGACCATTGCGACCACCGGTGAAGATGTATTTTACGATCATGACCGGCTGGATGATGCGCTGACACTTCGGGATGAAGAGTTTATTGATAGATTCAATGGCAAGACCACATTCACATCGGAGGTAACCCATAAATTCAGTCCGCAATTTAACAGCACGACCGGGATCATCTGGAGTCACCTCTTTTATGATATGACGTTGCGCTCAACTGCGGACAACGATCCGGACACTTATCAAACATTCGTTGATGAGTCGGGAAGCACGCAGTTTTTCCAGGGCTATACTCAGACAGAATACAGGTTATATAACGATCTGAGATTTAATGCCGGGGTGCATTATGGGTATTTCCTCCTGAATAGCAATGCCTCTATAGAGCCACGCGCAGGTGTCAAATGGAAGCTTCATCCACGTCATTCGCTGAGTTTTGGGTACGGACGGCACAGTCAGCTTGAGGGCTTGCAGTACTACCTGGCAAAGCGGACGACAGCCAGTGGAACGGAACAACCGAATAAGGACTTAGATTTCGCCCGGGCCGATCATTTTGTATTCGGGTACGATTTCCAGATCACAAAAACCACCCGGATAAAGATCGAGCCGTATTATCAGTATCTCTTCGATATTCCGGTGAAAAGAGATGCCCCTTTTTCTTTCATCAATCTGAAAAATGAGTTTTACATCAATGAACCGCTAGTGAATGAAGGTACAGGGAAAAATATCGGCATTGATGTCACGCTGGAACGGTTCCTGAATAACGATTATTACTATCTCATGACAGCGTCCGTATTCGATTCGAAATATACCGGAGGTGACGGGGTGGAACGTGACAGCCGATATAACCGGCAATATGTCGTCAATGCTCTCGGTGGGAAGGAATTCCATGTGAAAGGCAAAAATATCCTTGGAGTAAACGGCCGATTGACCTGGATGGGCGGTGAACGAACAAGCCCGGTTTTACGAAGCGCCTCATTACGGGAGAAAAGAACTATTCTCGATGAATCCCGACTATTCGAAGGGGCACTGGATGGTAATTTCTATCTTGATTTATCATTGACCTATCGGATGAATAGTCAGAACCTTTCACACATTTTTGCTCTGCAGGTGAAAAATATCCTGGGCAGCGCAGATGACTATGGATATGTATACAATATTCAAAGAGAAAAAATTGAGAAGGACCGCATGGTGATCACCTTACCTTCGATCAGCTATAAAATTGAGTTTTAA
- a CDS encoding 2TM domain-containing protein, whose translation MSQESAQLVKENRGFRMHRLAYLCVIPLLVLINLTFVPEFLWFLFPMVGWGIGLTMHYLFGVRRLEDSGTTGQFSDSSTHYQGR comes from the coding sequence ATGTCACAGGAATCTGCACAATTAGTGAAGGAAAACCGGGGATTCCGGATGCACCGGCTGGCTTATCTGTGTGTTATTCCGCTGTTGGTTCTCATCAATCTCACTTTTGTCCCGGAATTTCTCTGGTTTCTGTTTCCGATGGTCGGCTGGGGCATCGGACTCACCATGCACTATTTGTTTGGCGTCCGCCGGCTGGAAGATTCAGGTACAACGGGACAATTTTCTGATTCATCAACTCATTACCAGGGGAGGTAG